One region of Fragaria vesca subsp. vesca linkage group LG4, FraVesHawaii_1.0, whole genome shotgun sequence genomic DNA includes:
- the LOC101304860 gene encoding flowering-promoting factor 1-like protein 3-like → MSGVWVFKNGVVRLVENPGADSLHGSNGRRKVLVHTPSDEVISSYAVLERKLFSLGWERYYDDPDLLQYHKRSTVHLISLPKDFNRFKSMHMYDIVVKNRNLFEVRDM, encoded by the coding sequence ATGTCTGGGGTTTGGGTTTTCAAGAACGGCGTCGTCCGGTTGGTGGAGAACCCGGGGGCGGATTCCCTGCATGGCTCCAACGGCCGGCGCAAGGTTTTGGTTCACACTCCCAGTGACGAGGTCATCAGCTCTTACGCTGTGCTCGAGAGGAAGCTGTTCTCACTTGGCTGGGAGAGGTACTACGACGACCCAGATCTCCTTCAGTACCACAAGCGCTCCACCGTCCACCTCATCTCTCTCCCCAAGGATTTCAACAGGTTCAAGTCCATGCACATGTACGACATCGTCGTCAAGAACCGGAATCTGTTTGAAGTCAGGGACATGTAG